A DNA window from Theobroma cacao cultivar B97-61/B2 chromosome 5, Criollo_cocoa_genome_V2, whole genome shotgun sequence contains the following coding sequences:
- the LOC18598212 gene encoding protein LITTLE ZIPPER 4 isoform X3, whose translation MERLNSNLYLQNCYIMKENERLRKKAQLLNQENQALLSELKQKLSKGNSKGNSANTIPDLNLSSSSNPNPSNSSKP comes from the coding sequence ATGGAAAGGCTGAACTCAAACCTGTACCTGCAGAACTGTTACATAATGAAAGAGAATGAGAGGCTGAGGAAGAAAGCACAGCTTCTCAACCAGGAGAATCAAGCCCTGCTATCTGAGCTGAAACAGAAACTCTCCAAGGGCAACTCAAAGGGAAATTCAGCAAATACTATTCCTGACCTCAACCTCAGCTCCAGTTCTAACCCAAATCCTTCCAATTCTAGCAAACCCTGA
- the LOC18598212 gene encoding protein LITTLE ZIPPER 4 isoform X2, with protein MRIGKGITGSLKKFCFIVMERLNSNLYLQNCYIMKENERLRKKAQLLNQENQALLSELKQKLSKGNSKGNSANTIPDLNLSSSSNPNPSNSSKP; from the exons ATGAGAATTGGGAA GGGCATTACAGGGAGTTTGAAAAAGTTTTGTTTCATAGTCATGGAAAGGCTGAACTCAAACCTGTACCTGCAGAACTGTTACATAATGAAAGAGAATGAGAGGCTGAGGAAGAAAGCACAGCTTCTCAACCAGGAGAATCAAGCCCTGCTATCTGAGCTGAAACAGAAACTCTCCAAGGGCAACTCAAAGGGAAATTCAGCAAATACTATTCCTGACCTCAACCTCAGCTCCAGTTCTAACCCAAATCCTTCCAATTCTAGCAAACCCTGA
- the LOC18598212 gene encoding protein LITTLE ZIPPER 4 isoform X1 → MILSLDSKTLVLSPQMLLFWGSLSFSRGITGSLKKFCFIVMERLNSNLYLQNCYIMKENERLRKKAQLLNQENQALLSELKQKLSKGNSKGNSANTIPDLNLSSSSNPNPSNSSKP, encoded by the exons ATGATTCTCTCCTTGGATTCTAAAACATTGGTTTTATCCCCCCAAATGCTTCTTTTTTGGGGTTCTTTGTCTTTCTCCAG GGGCATTACAGGGAGTTTGAAAAAGTTTTGTTTCATAGTCATGGAAAGGCTGAACTCAAACCTGTACCTGCAGAACTGTTACATAATGAAAGAGAATGAGAGGCTGAGGAAGAAAGCACAGCTTCTCAACCAGGAGAATCAAGCCCTGCTATCTGAGCTGAAACAGAAACTCTCCAAGGGCAACTCAAAGGGAAATTCAGCAAATACTATTCCTGACCTCAACCTCAGCTCCAGTTCTAACCCAAATCCTTCCAATTCTAGCAAACCCTGA